A single Opisthocomus hoazin isolate bOpiHoa1 chromosome 1, bOpiHoa1.hap1, whole genome shotgun sequence DNA region contains:
- the LOC104327748 gene encoding uncharacterized protein LOC104327748, with translation MLSDLAGQTQGAYKSSCSQGEWHLSYSHLPTAMVLKAICALSFILVVALSTLPEGNASLTKCQCKQGPKERKNCGYPGITAAECRKAGCCFNASVAGVPWCFSPKAKKVRKVCPNDSRGRINCGFPGITAKECERRGCCFRAHPAGVPWCFYHRTVEEDAGEAPGLQVSVAAFFWVSLTLSTVARVLLCFSRVRARQRASQSTAGNKMGNVGLLRQQAVPGA, from the exons ATGTTATCAGACCTCGCCGGGCAAACACAAGGAGCGTATAAATCGAGCTGCTCCCAGGGAGAGTGGCACCTCTCCTACAGCCACCTTCCAACAGCAATGGTTCTCAAAGCAATCTGTGCGCTCTCCTTCATCCTCGTCGTAGCCCTCAGCACCTTGCCAGAGGGAAATGCATCACTGA CAAAATGCCAGTGCAAACAGGGCCCCAAGGAGCGGAAGAACTGCGGCTACCCGGGAATCACAGCAGCGGAGTGCAGGAAAGCTGGGTGCTGTTTCAATGCTTCAGTCGCCGGCGTTCCCTGGTGCTTTTCTCCTAAAGCAAAGAAAG TCAGGAAAGTGTGTCCCAACGATTCTCGTGGCAGGATAAACTGTGGCTTCCCGGGCATCACGGCTAAGGAGTGCGAAAGGAGGGGCTGCTGCTTCAGGGCACATCCCGCCGGTGTCCCCTGGTGCTTCTACCACCGCACGGTGGAGGAAG ATGCAGGAGAAGCTCCTGGTCTCCAGGTGAGCGTGGCCGCTTTCTTCTGGGTGTCTTTGACGCTCAGCACTGTAGCTCGAGTGCTTCTGTGCTTCAGCCGAGTGAGAGCACGGCAGAGAGCTTCTCAGAGCACTGCTGGGAACAAAATGGGTAACGTGGGGCTGCTGCGGCAGCAAGCCGTGCCCGGGGCTTAG